GGCTTCCGACACCGCACTCTGGGGCGCCCCCAACCTGCTGGCCTACGCATCGAGCAAGGGCGCGGTCATCTCCATGACGCGCTCGCTGGCGCGCGAGTGGGGCGGCGACAACATCACCGTCAACGCGGTGGCCCCGGGCCTCACGCTGGTCGAGGCGACCGAGTACGTGCCGATGGCGCGCCACCAGAAATACCTCGAAGGCCGCGCCATTCCGCGCGAGCAGCAGGCGGCCGACGTGTGCGGCGCCACGCTGTATTTGCTTTCCGGCCTCTCGCGCTTCGTGACGGGCCAGCTGCTGGCCGTCAACGGCGGCTTTGCGATGCACTGACTGAATTTTTCCGACGAAGGAGTAAACCCGATGAGCGATTTGTCCGAACAACAGAAGATCAACGACGCTGCCGCCAGCACCCTGGCGCAGCCCGAGGGCACCAGCCTTGCCGAGTGGATGAACACCCGCATCGCGCGCTATGAAACCCGCAAGTACGACTGGGACGCGCTGAAGTTCCAGGCCGATTTCGACCCCAAGTTCCGCCGCGCGCAGATGCGCTACGTGGGCACCGGCGGCACCGGCGTCGAGAAGGACGCGAACACCGTGCCTTCCGAACACTTCACCTTCTCCACCATGGTGATCCCGGCCGGCCACGAAGGCCCGCCGCACCTGCACACCGATGTGGAAGAAGTGTTCTTCCTCATCCGCGGCAAGCTCAAGGTCGTGATCGAGAAGGATGGCGAGCGCTTCGAAACCATCATGACCGACCGCGACCTCATCTCGGTGCCGCCGGGCGTGTACCGCGAGGAAATCAACATCGGCGACGAAGACGCGCTGATGTGCGTGATGCTCGGCGCGCAGAAGCCGATCAAGCCGACATACCCGGCCGACCACCCGCTGGCCAAGATCAAGCGCTGAGGACGAGATGAGCGACGCGATGGCCACCGACGCACTCATGCTGCCCGCCTCCGAACTGGCGCTGCTGGACGACCGTTTCCCCGCGCGCAACGTGCCGGTCGGCGGCGGTGCGGTGGTGTCGGTGCGCGAACGCGGCACGGGTCCGGCCATCGTCTGCCTGCATGGCATCGGCTCCGGCGCGGCTTCGTGGCTCAACGTCGCGATGCTGCTCGCGCCACAGGCCCGCGTGATCACGTGGGATGCGCCGGGCTACGGCGCGTCGACGCCGCTCGCGCCCGCGGCGCCATCCGCTGCGGACTACGCGGAACGCCTGCATGCCTTGCTCGATGCGCTCGACATCCAGTCGTGCGTGCTCGTGGGTCATTCGCTCGGCGCGCTCACGGCGGCTTCGGCTGCACGCAGCGGTTCAACCCTGGCTTCGCGCATCCGCCGCCTTGTGCTGATCAGCCCGGCCGCCGGCTACGGTGCGCCGTTGCGCGCTGAAGCCCGCGCCAAGGTGCGCACCGAGCGCCTCGCCACGCTCGACGAACTCGGCATCGCCGGCATGGCGGCCAAGCGCTCGGGTCGCCTCGTCTCCGACACCGCCAGCGAACTCGCGCGCCAATGGGTGCGCTGGAACATGGCCCGCCTGAACGACGGCGGCTATCGCCAGGCCGTCGAGCTGCTGTGCAACGGCGACCTCCTCGCCGACCTGCCGCCCGCGATGCCGGCGCGCGTGGCCTGTGGCACGCTCGATGTCGTCACCACGCCCGAGGCCTGCGCCGAGGTCGCGCGCGGCTGCAAGGTGACGCTCGAACCCATCGAAGGCGCCGGGCACGCCAGCTACGTGGAGCGGCCCGAGGCCGTGGCCGCGCTGCTGCGCGAAGCACTCGCCGCTTGAGCCGGGCCACCAAAGAACAACCCAACGGAAACAACCAATCACCATGGCCACCAACGACAACGAAGCGATGGAAGAGGGCGCCGACCGCTACAACGTGCCCGCGCTCGAACGCGGCCTGCGCGTGCTGTGCGAGTTCAGCCGCGAGAACCGCACGCTCTCCGCGCCCGAGCTGGCGCGCCGCTTCGACCTGCCGCGCTCGACCGTGTTCCGCCTGCTCACCACGCTGGAGAACATGGGCTTCCTGGAGCGCGCCGAGGGCGGCCGCGACTACCGCCTGGGCCTCGCGGTGCTGCGCCTGGGCTTCGAATACCTCGCCTCGCTGGAACTCACGCAACTGGGCACGCCGCTGCTCAATCGCCTCTGCGACGAGCTGCGCACGCCTTGCAACCTGGTGGTGCGCGACGGCCGCTCGATCGTCTACGTCGCCAAGGTCGCGCCGCCCACGCCGTTCGCCAGCTCGGTCACCGTGGGCACGCGCCTGCCGGCCCATGCCACGGTGCTCGGCCGCGTGCTGCTCGAAGACCTCACGCTGCCGCAGCTTCGTGCGCTCTATCCCGAGGACAAGCTGGAGACCTTCTCGCCGAGCACGCCCAAGACGGTGAACGAACTCTTCGACATGGTGCAGGCCGACCGCTCGCGCGGCTATGTGCTGGGCGAAGGCTTTTTCGAATCGAACATCTCCACCATCGCCGCGCCGGTGCGCGACCACAGCGGCCACATCGTGGCGGCGCTGGGCGCGACCATCACCTCCGGTCACATCGAGGAGAACCGCATGGACGAGATGGTGCTGCGCGTGCGCAGCACCGCTGAAGAGATCTCGAGCCTGCTGAACTATTCGCCCGCCCGCGACAACAAGGTGGTGCCGCTTCGCAGCGCATGACGGTCATGACAGTGCAGTCTTCTTCTCCTCATTTCTTTGCCGCCGATGCGCTGGCCGGCCGCGTGGCCGTGGTCACGGGTGGTTCCTCGGGCATCGGCCTCGCTACGGTCGAGCTGCTGCTTGCGAGCGGTGCCGCCGTCGCGCTGTGCGGCCGCAATGCCGAGCGGTTGGACCGCGCAGTGGCCGGTCTGCGCGAGCAGTTCCCGCACGCCAAGCTCTTCGCCCAGCCCTGTGACGTGCTCGACGCCGCTGCGGTCAAGACCTTCGCTGCCGCGAGCGAGGCCGCACTCGGCGCCGCCTCGATGCTCGTCAACAACGCAGGGCAGGGGCGCGTCTCCACCTTCGCCACGACCGACGACGCGGCCTGGACCGAAGAGCTCAACCTGAAGTTCTTCTCGGTCATCAACCCGACGCGCGCCTTCCTACCGCAGCTTGTCGCACAGCGCGCGGTGCTGAACGATGCGGCCATCGTCTGCGCCAACTCGCTGCTTGCACGCCAGCCCGAGCCGCACATGGTCGCCACCTCGGCCGCGCGCGCGGGCCTGTTGAACCTCGTGCGTTCGATGGCCACCGAGTTCGCGCCGCAGGGCGTGCGCGTCAACGGCATCCTGATCGGCCTGGTTGAGTCGGGCCAGTGGCGCCGCCGCTTCGAGGCGCGCGAAGACAAGTCGCAGGACTGGTCCGCCTGGAGCGGCCAGCTCGCGCAGAACAAGCACATCCCGCTGGGTCGCCTGGGGCTTCCGACCGAAGCCGCACGCGCGATCCTTTTCCTCGCTTCGCCTCTCGCTTCATATACGACGGGCAGCCACATCGATATTTCCGGAGGCCTGTCGCGCCATGCATGAATCCAACAACAACATGGTCACGGTCGGCGCAGTCGTCGCGGCCTTTCTCGAACAGTGCGGCGTGAAGGCGGCCTTCGGCGTGATCTCGATCCACAACATGCCGATCCTCGATGCCTTCGCGCAGCGTGGCATGGTGCGCTTCATCTCGGCGCGCGGCGAGGCGGGCGCGGGCAACATGGCCGACGCCTATGCGCGCTCCACCGCCAGCCTGGGCGTGTGCATCACCAGCACCGGGCCGGCCGCGGGCAACATCGCGGGCAGCCTGGTCGAGGCGCTGACCGCCGGCGCGCCGCTGCTGCACATCACCGGGCAGATCGAGACGCCTTACCTCGACAAGGGCATGTCGTACATCCATGAAGCGCCCGACCAGCTCACCATGCTCAAGGCGGTGTCGAAGGCGGCCCTGCGCGTGCGCAGCGTGGAGACGGCGCTCGGCACGCTCAAGCGCGCGGTGCAGCTCGCGCTGACGGCGCCCACCGGTCCCGTGAGCGTGGAGATTCCGATCGACATCCAGTCGGCGCTCATGACGATGCCTGCCGACCTGTCGCCGCTGCCCGTCGAGCGGCCCGTGCCGTCTAGCGCGGCACTCGACACCTTGGCCGCACGCCTGGCAGCTGCCAAGCGCCCGTTGCTGTGGGTCGGCGGCGGTGCGCGCCACGCTCGCAATGCGATCCAGCGCCTGCAGAAGCTCGGCTTCGGCGTGGTCACCACCACGCAGGGCCGCGGTACCGTGCCCGAGGACGATGCCGGCTCGCTCGGCGCCTACAACATCCAGAAGCCGGTCGAGGCCTTCTATCAAACCTGCGATGCGATGCTCGTGGTCGGCTCGCGCCTGCGCGGCAACGAGACGCTCAAGTACGAGCTGAAGCTGCCGCGTCCGCTGTATCGCATCGATGCCGATGCAGCCGCCGAAGGCCGCTGCTATGCCTCCGAAGCCTTCGTCTGCGGCGATTCGGCACTCGCGCTCGAAGGGCTGGCAGATCGCCTCGAGGCGAAGGGCTACCGGGCCGACGCACAACTGCTGGTCGACCTGCGCGCCGCGCACGACCAGGCCGTTGCGACGCTGCGCGACGGCCTCGGCCCGTACGCCGAACTCGTGCGCCGCATCCAGTCGGCAGCGGGCCGCCAGTTCAACTGGGTGCGCGACGTGACCGTCTCCAACAGCACCTGGGGCAACCGCGAACTGCGCATTTTCGAGCCGAGCGCCGGCGTGCACGCCACGGGTGGCGGCATCGGCCAGGGCATGCCGATGGCCATCGGCGCGGCCATCGGCGCGGCGGTCACGGGCTCGGGCCGCAAGACCTTCTGCCTGGCCGGCGACGGCGGCTTCATCCTGAACCTGGGCGAGCTCGCCTGCATGGTGCAGGAGAAGGCACCGATGGTGATCGTGCTCATGAACGACAAGAGCTACGGCGTCATCAAGAACATCCAGGACGCGCAGTACGGCGGCCGCCAGTGCTATGCCGAGCTGCACACGCCCGACTACGACCTGCTGTGCAAGTCGATCGCGCTGCCGCACGCTCGCGTGAAGGATCTGGCCGACCTGCCGGCGCGGCTGGACGAGGCACTGTCCACCGACGGCCCCTTCCTGTTGGAGATCGACATGCTCTCCATCGGCGGCTTCAAGACCAGCTTTGCCGGCCCGCCGACCAACACGGTCACGCAGATTCCCGCGCTCGGCACGGCCAAGTGAGAACGAGCGGAGCCAAGAACATGACTGCCACCACGCGCATCGCACTCGTCGGCTGCGGCGCCATCGGCACCGCGGTGCTCGAACTGCTGCGGGACGATCCGGCCCTGAGGGTGACGGCCATCGTCGTGCCCGCCGAAGGCATGGCCGCCGCGCAGAAGGCCGCGCCTGGCGCAGAGGTGCTGAGCACGGTGCCCGTTGCCGGCATCGACCTCGTGGTCGAGACCGCGGGCCATGCCGCCATCGAAGAGCATGTGCTGCCGGCGCTCGCGCGCGGCACGCCCTGCGTGGTCGCTTCGGTCGGCGCGTTGTCGGCTGCGGGTCTCGCTGAAAAGCTCGAAGCCGCCGCTGTCGCCGGCCGCACGCAGGTGCAGCTGATTCCCGGCGCCATCGGCGGGATCGATGCGCTCGCCGCCGCCCGCATCGGTGGCCTGGACAGCGTGCGCTACACCGGCCGCAAGCCGCCAAAGGCCTGGAAGGGCACGCCGGCCGAACAGGGGCGCGACCTCGACACGCTCGCGCAAGCCACCGTGATCTTTGAAGGCAGCGCGCGCGAAGCCGCCTTGCTGTACCCGAAGAACGCCAATGTCGCGGCTACCGTTT
This region of Variovorax sp. RKNM96 genomic DNA includes:
- a CDS encoding cupin domain-containing protein, whose translation is MSDLSEQQKINDAAASTLAQPEGTSLAEWMNTRIARYETRKYDWDALKFQADFDPKFRRAQMRYVGTGGTGVEKDANTVPSEHFTFSTMVIPAGHEGPPHLHTDVEEVFFLIRGKLKVVIEKDGERFETIMTDRDLISVPPGVYREEINIGDEDALMCVMLGAQKPIKPTYPADHPLAKIKR
- a CDS encoding alpha/beta hydrolase encodes the protein MSDAMATDALMLPASELALLDDRFPARNVPVGGGAVVSVRERGTGPAIVCLHGIGSGAASWLNVAMLLAPQARVITWDAPGYGASTPLAPAAPSAADYAERLHALLDALDIQSCVLVGHSLGALTAASAARSGSTLASRIRRLVLISPAAGYGAPLRAEARAKVRTERLATLDELGIAGMAAKRSGRLVSDTASELARQWVRWNMARLNDGGYRQAVELLCNGDLLADLPPAMPARVACGTLDVVTTPEACAEVARGCKVTLEPIEGAGHASYVERPEAVAALLREALAA
- a CDS encoding IclR family transcriptional regulator, with the protein product MATNDNEAMEEGADRYNVPALERGLRVLCEFSRENRTLSAPELARRFDLPRSTVFRLLTTLENMGFLERAEGGRDYRLGLAVLRLGFEYLASLELTQLGTPLLNRLCDELRTPCNLVVRDGRSIVYVAKVAPPTPFASSVTVGTRLPAHATVLGRVLLEDLTLPQLRALYPEDKLETFSPSTPKTVNELFDMVQADRSRGYVLGEGFFESNISTIAAPVRDHSGHIVAALGATITSGHIEENRMDEMVLRVRSTAEEISSLLNYSPARDNKVVPLRSA
- a CDS encoding SDR family oxidoreductase — its product is MTVQSSSPHFFAADALAGRVAVVTGGSSGIGLATVELLLASGAAVALCGRNAERLDRAVAGLREQFPHAKLFAQPCDVLDAAAVKTFAAASEAALGAASMLVNNAGQGRVSTFATTDDAAWTEELNLKFFSVINPTRAFLPQLVAQRAVLNDAAIVCANSLLARQPEPHMVATSAARAGLLNLVRSMATEFAPQGVRVNGILIGLVESGQWRRRFEAREDKSQDWSAWSGQLAQNKHIPLGRLGLPTEAARAILFLASPLASYTTGSHIDISGGLSRHA
- a CDS encoding thiamine pyrophosphate-binding protein, translated to MHESNNNMVTVGAVVAAFLEQCGVKAAFGVISIHNMPILDAFAQRGMVRFISARGEAGAGNMADAYARSTASLGVCITSTGPAAGNIAGSLVEALTAGAPLLHITGQIETPYLDKGMSYIHEAPDQLTMLKAVSKAALRVRSVETALGTLKRAVQLALTAPTGPVSVEIPIDIQSALMTMPADLSPLPVERPVPSSAALDTLAARLAAAKRPLLWVGGGARHARNAIQRLQKLGFGVVTTTQGRGTVPEDDAGSLGAYNIQKPVEAFYQTCDAMLVVGSRLRGNETLKYELKLPRPLYRIDADAAAEGRCYASEAFVCGDSALALEGLADRLEAKGYRADAQLLVDLRAAHDQAVATLRDGLGPYAELVRRIQSAAGRQFNWVRDVTVSNSTWGNRELRIFEPSAGVHATGGGIGQGMPMAIGAAIGAAVTGSGRKTFCLAGDGGFILNLGELACMVQEKAPMVIVLMNDKSYGVIKNIQDAQYGGRQCYAELHTPDYDLLCKSIALPHARVKDLADLPARLDEALSTDGPFLLEIDMLSIGGFKTSFAGPPTNTVTQIPALGTAK
- a CDS encoding aspartate dehydrogenase, which codes for MTATTRIALVGCGAIGTAVLELLRDDPALRVTAIVVPAEGMAAAQKAAPGAEVLSTVPVAGIDLVVETAGHAAIEEHVLPALARGTPCVVASVGALSAAGLAEKLEAAAVAGRTQVQLIPGAIGGIDALAAARIGGLDSVRYTGRKPPKAWKGTPAEQGRDLDTLAQATVIFEGSAREAALLYPKNANVAATVSLAGLGLDKTLVRLIADPATAENVHTVEAEGAFGSFELTMRNKPLAANPKTSALTVYSAVRALRNRVAALAI